The genomic region GGCTTTAGAAAAATACCAAACTAGGTTTTGCTGATCCTCATGTTGTCCGGATATGCTCTTTTCAATCCGACTCGGGCACAGGAAAGGAAGTTTTTATATTCTCAGTTGATAGATGCCATCAATTGGACCATTGCCAGTAATAAGGATAAGGACAACCAATACTTTGGAAAAGTGGATAACCTAAATATTGCTGTCTTTAGCAGGTCGTGTGGAGGTTTACAATCCCTGGAGATTGCTCCAGACCCAAGAGTTACTACTGTGGTGGTTTGTAATAGCGGTATTCTGGCAAAGCCATGTGATGGAATGCCCGGCATGCTATCCCTTAGTAAAGACCAGCTTAAGAAATTGGATTCTCCTACATTGTATTTATTAGGGGGCTAAACAGGAATTGCCTATAAAACAGCATGGATGATTTTAACCGAATAAACCACATATTTTGTATAAAATAACCCAATAGTATATATAATATGAACCAAAATAACCCAACATTACTTAAAATCTTCTTTTTTATGGCTTTAACCATATTCTGCCTTAGCTGCAAAGAAGAAAAAGATTATCGAATTGGAGCAGATATTTCATTTGTTCCCCAACTTGAAGAGAGAGGAATGTCCTTTTTTAATGAAAACAATGTAGAAAGTGATATTGTTGAAATAATGTCGGATCACCATTTTAACAATATCCGCTTACGGATTTTTGTCGATCCCAAAGCAGAAAGGGGGTATTCCAAAGAAGGATTTTGCGACCTTGAGCATTCTTTGGCCATGGCCAAGCGAATAAAAAAGGAGGGAATGGAGTTTACCCTTGATTTTCACTATAGCGATACTTGGGCGGACCCCGACAAACAATATAAACCGTCTGCATGGGAAGGTGTTTCAGGAAATAAGCTTGAGGACAGTGTTTACCATTATACGAAAAAAGTATTGGCAACACTTGATAAGGAAGGAGTGGCACCAGAAGTAGTTCAAATTGGTAATGAAATCAACCACGGTATGATATGGCCGGACGGTAAGGTAATGGACAATGCCTCAGAGGAAGATTGGAAAGAATTGATGGGATTGTATAAATCAGGTCAGAAAGCTGTACGTGAAGTACTTCCTAATTCAAAAATTATGGTTCACCTGGCCCTGGGTGGACAAAACCGGTTGTGCCGTGAGTTCTTGGATAAAATGAATGAATATGGTGCTGAATATGATATTGTGGGTTTATCCTATTATGAGAAATGGCACGGAACCTATAATGACCTAAAAACCAATGTATATGATCTTGCAGCTACTTATAAAAAACCAATCGCTATTTGTGAATATGCAGCAAATCAGGGAAACATTAAACGCATCAATGATATTGTCCGGTCCATACCTGATAATTTGGGCTATGGGACAATGGCTTGGGAACCTATTCGTGTTCTTTTCGACAAAGAAGGAAAACCCTCAGAAGAAATATTGGTGATTTATGATCAAATCCATGATCAATATGCTGATCCAAAATCAAAACCGGAAATTGATGAACCTTATACCAGAACCCAGACTGTAGAGAGACCGGTAATTGGAGCAGATATTTCATTTGTTCCCCAAATGGAAGCCCGTGGAGCTACCTTTTCTGACAATGGTAATGAAAAAGATGTTGTGGAAATATTAAAAGATCACCGGTTCAACTGGATCAGACTTCGGTTGTTTGTTGATCCCACTACAGAAAACGGTTATTCCAAAGAGGGCTATTGTGGATTGGAAAAGACGCTGGAAATGGCAAAAAGGGTTAAAGCCGCAGGGATGAAATTTCTTCTGGATTTTCATTACAGCGATACCTGGGCAGATCCTGGTAAACAATTCATGCCTGAATCTTGGTCAGATTTAAAAGGTTCAGCACTTGAAGGAAAGATATACAGTTATACGAACGAAGTGGTTAAACGCTTTATAGCTGAAGGCGTGGCTCCAGATATGGTGCAAATAGGCAATGAAATCCATAATGGAATGCTTTGGCCTGAAGGAAAAATAGAAGGAGATTCCGCTGAATCTTTTTGTGTTTTGCTCAGGTGTGCCAGCGCAGCTGTAAGAGCAGTTGATCCTAATATCAATATAATGGTTCACATCGCAAAAGCCCATGATTTAAAGAATTCCACCCGGTTTTTCGACAAGATCATCAGCAGGGATGTGAAATTTGATATCATTGGCCAATCTTATTATCCTGAATGGCATGGTGAGCTTGACAATATGGAAGCCAATATGAAGGAACTGGCCAACCGATACAATAAACCAATTATTATTGTCGAGTATAAGGAACATAAAAAGGAGGTCAATGAGATCGTAAAAAATCTACCCAATGGTTTGGGATTAGGTACCTTTATCTGGGAAGCTACATCTTCACGATGGGGCAACTTATTTGATAGGGACGGTGCTGCTAATGAAAACCTGGAGATTTACCCTGAATTTTATGAAAATTATTTCCAATAGTTCATCAGTGAATTTTCGATGATTATCCTGACTTTAATGAATATCCTCATTTAGTTTGTAATGAATAAATTTATTATCCAACACTAGGGGAATAGAAATAATTAATTTTCCTGGTGTTGGATTTATTTTATATATAACCTGGCCTCTGGAATAATGCCCTTACCTTTTTTCTCTTACCTGTCAACTATTCAAAATTGGATATTGGCTTTGTATTCGGGGATGACTTTCATCTCACCTATTTCAAAATAAGTACCCACTGAATTGACCTTTTCTTTATCCTGTTCAGGCAAATCGCCTAAATAGGGATAATCCTTGTAAATAGGATGAAATTTAAAGATCATATTCTCATTATTTAGTTTTTCCTTGAATGACTTCAAGCCGATTTCCCAAAGCCTTCCATTATAGAAATGATCTGTCACCAAAAGCCCATCAATAAAAGCCATCCCCCGGTCTCCGGTGTAATTGATATGGAGGAACACATCATTTAATCCCTCCCAATTATCCGATAAAGTTGCCATCCAAGTCATGTTATTTAGCTTTTTGATGTCTATTTCTGGGTTTACCTTTTCAAATTGGACAGTATATGTGCTAAATCCTTGGGAAATTGATTTTCGACCTTTTAGGCTTGCACCAGAAATGGATACTGGTTGATCTATAGATGGGTAAATATGAAGGTCATTGTCTTCTTCTCGGCTGACAATGCTGATATTTTCCTGGCCATCAAGAAGGAGACCGTTGGTGAAAAATAATCTGTCTTTGATTTTGTAAGACTGCAAGGCCAGCTCTTTAGGGATTATAGTATAGGTGTTTTTCCCAATTTCAAAAGAAAATATTTCTCCTTGTCTTCCAGTAATTCTTGTGTCACCCTTAAAAGAATTAGATTGACCCCGGTTCAATTTTTTGATTTTAGATTTTCCGGATAAAACAATTTCAGGAGCTAAACCTTCAATGGAGTAGAATACAAAATGTTTTTGGCCACCAGCCTCATCCAATTTTGTCAATGGCTGTACCGTGGCTGATTTGAAATTAGCATCCCCAAATTGGACATTAAAAGGTAAAATGCAAGTGCTTGCTTTTAATAAATCAAACGTGCCAGAGGAAGGGAAGCTTATCTCTTCATTTGAAGTTTTAATTTTTACCTGCAAATCATGCAAAGTTGAAAAATCCATATGATCCTGAAAATTGATCATAAACAAAAAGCCCTGGTCACCTTTTGACCTGGCAGCAAAACGTAAAGTTTTGGTGTCCTGGGGAGTAATTTTTTCATTGGAAAGGGGCAAAACAGTTTGCATTGGTGCCAATTCATTTCCATAGCTTTCCAAAAACATATGTAACAATTTTTGGGTATGGTACTGTGGTCTTAACTGTCCATATTGCCCAATGGGTGCCTGGAAATCATAGTTGATTTTGGGCATACCACTGACATCCTCATTATAAAATTTACTCTCAAATACCGGAGTAGAACCTCCATGGTACATATAATAACCAATTCCATTGGAGCCACTGCCCACTGTCCTGACCATAAGGGGCTCTACACTTTCATAATGAACAAAAGGCCTTCTACTGAATTTTACCTGGATGCCTGGCCCAATTTCCGCTGCAATGGAGGGGTATAATTTAGTATCATAGCTTACTGGCATATAATCAGGGTGTTGGCGGATATCTTTAAACAAATAAAAGGGGGAGGGATGTGGATCAGACCAAAAGGGGTAAACATAGCCAGCCGTAACAGGGATGCTTCCTTTTTCTACAATGGCGGCATTTCCCCAGCCCGTTGCAGTATATAAGGGAACCTCCAACCCATTTTTTTTGGCAATATTTTTCAAAATTTCCATATGTTGTTCTCCCTCTTCTGCATAAGGGTTATGGCCATCGGTGACGGCGATTTGTTCATGGGTTACTCCGGCATCCCTTGCAGACACAGTTCTTTCCTTTTTAGCACCAGGATAAGTGATTTCCCAA from Echinicola jeungdonensis harbors:
- a CDS encoding glycoside hydrolase family 53 protein — its product is MALTIFCLSCKEEKDYRIGADISFVPQLEERGMSFFNENNVESDIVEIMSDHHFNNIRLRIFVDPKAERGYSKEGFCDLEHSLAMAKRIKKEGMEFTLDFHYSDTWADPDKQYKPSAWEGVSGNKLEDSVYHYTKKVLATLDKEGVAPEVVQIGNEINHGMIWPDGKVMDNASEEDWKELMGLYKSGQKAVREVLPNSKIMVHLALGGQNRLCREFLDKMNEYGAEYDIVGLSYYEKWHGTYNDLKTNVYDLAATYKKPIAICEYAANQGNIKRINDIVRSIPDNLGYGTMAWEPIRVLFDKEGKPSEEILVIYDQIHDQYADPKSKPEIDEPYTRTQTVERPVIGADISFVPQMEARGATFSDNGNEKDVVEILKDHRFNWIRLRLFVDPTTENGYSKEGYCGLEKTLEMAKRVKAAGMKFLLDFHYSDTWADPGKQFMPESWSDLKGSALEGKIYSYTNEVVKRFIAEGVAPDMVQIGNEIHNGMLWPEGKIEGDSAESFCVLLRCASAAVRAVDPNINIMVHIAKAHDLKNSTRFFDKIISRDVKFDIIGQSYYPEWHGELDNMEANMKELANRYNKPIIIVEYKEHKKEVNEIVKNLPNGLGLGTFIWEATSSRWGNLFDRDGAANENLEIYPEFYENYFQ
- a CDS encoding beta-galactosidase, whose protein sequence is MSGSKYLFLLAFLISYKITMGQQNYELQLPKDQEDLITGHLDLGDKNPNGDSISVNSQYIKFNDQPFFPVIGEFHYSRYPEKYWEESILKMKSGGINVIGSYVFWNNHERKEGVFDWSENLNLKKFIQLCKEHDMYVIVRLGPFCHGEMRNGGLPDWLYGKPFEVRSNNIQYLDHVNRLYGEISDQLSGMLYKDGGPVIGVQLENEFQHSAAPWEITYPGAKKERTVSARDAGVTHEQIAVTDGHNPYAEEGEQHMEILKNIAKKNGLEVPLYTATGWGNAAIVEKGSIPVTAGYVYPFWSDPHPSPFYLFKDIRQHPDYMPVSYDTKLYPSIAAEIGPGIQVKFSRRPFVHYESVEPLMVRTVGSGSNGIGYYMYHGGSTPVFESKFYNEDVSGMPKINYDFQAPIGQYGQLRPQYHTQKLLHMFLESYGNELAPMQTVLPLSNEKITPQDTKTLRFAARSKGDQGFLFMINFQDHMDFSTLHDLQVKIKTSNEEISFPSSGTFDLLKASTCILPFNVQFGDANFKSATVQPLTKLDEAGGQKHFVFYSIEGLAPEIVLSGKSKIKKLNRGQSNSFKGDTRITGRQGEIFSFEIGKNTYTIIPKELALQSYKIKDRLFFTNGLLLDGQENISIVSREEDNDLHIYPSIDQPVSISGASLKGRKSISQGFSTYTVQFEKVNPEIDIKKLNNMTWMATLSDNWEGLNDVFLHINYTGDRGMAFIDGLLVTDHFYNGRLWEIGLKSFKEKLNNENMIFKFHPIYKDYPYLGDLPEQDKEKVNSVGTYFEIGEMKVIPEYKANIQF